Within Cellulophaga sp. L1A9, the genomic segment GGAGCAGGCTTAGATTATATGAATGCTATTGGTTTTGATGAAATAGCAGCTTATGAGCATGAGCTTCTAGAGTATGCTACGGAAAAATTGTTAGCGATAGAAGGATTGAAAATCTACGGTACAGCTAAAGAAAAAACAGCGGTGATCTCTTTCAATGTAGGAGCGATACACCCTTATGATATAGGTTCAATATTGGATAAATTAGGTGTTGCGGTTCGTACTGGCCATCATTGTGCACAGCCAATTATGGATTTTTACAAAATACCTGGTACTGTGAGGGCTAGCTTTAGTTTTTATAATACCAAAGAAGAGGTAGATGTATTGGTGTCAGCTGTTAAAAAAGCTAAATCTATGCTAGAGTAGTGTAATTATTAGGCCACTTTAATCATTTTCTTAATCAATTACATCCAATCAATACTTATTGTATTTTTGTACAATAGTTTAATGTACTCTTTTAAGAGTAGGGCAAATGAAATATTAAAAAATGAGTATAAAAGAAATACAAAACGATATTGTAGACGAGTTTTCAATGTTTGATGATTGGATGCAACGTTATGAATATATGATAGATCTAGGCAAGTCATTGCCTTTGATTGAAGCACAATATAAAACCGATGATAATATTATAAAAGGCTGCCAGAGTAAAGTTTGGGTGCATGCAGATTTAGAGGACAATAAATTAGTGTTTACAGCCGATAGTGATGCTATTATTACCAAAGGAATTATCGCTATTCTAATTCGTGCTTTTAGCAATCAAAAGCCAAAAGATATTATAGACGCAGATACTGCCTTTATAGACGAAATAGGGTTAAAAGAACATTTATCGCCTACAAGAGCCAATGGTTTAGTGAGTATGATAAAACAAATAAAATTATACGCGATAGCGTATCAAACTCAGGTAGGTTAATTACAATACCTTAAAAATTTAAAAGATGAGCGAAGAAGCAACAATAGATACAGCAGAGTTAGGAGAAAAAATAGTAATTGTTTTAAAGACAATCTATGATCCGGAAATACCAGTAGATATATATGAGTTAGGTTTAATCTATGATGTTTTTGTAAACGAAGACAATGAGGTTAAGATTTTAATGACTTTGACATCTCCGAACTGCCCAGTAGCAGAATCGTTACCAGCAGAAGTAGAAGAAAAAGTAAAATCACTTGATGCCGTTAAAGATGCAGAGGTAGAAATTACTTTTGATCCACCTTGGACACAAGAATTAATGAGTGAAGAAGCGAAGTTAGAATTGGGAATGTTATAGGAATACGAATCATTTAGTTCGTTTTTTTATCATTTTTGATTGTATTAAATTCAGTTTTATGGATGAAATAATAAATAAGGTTTCTGAGAGTAAGCTTGTTACTTTTGATTTGGAAGATTTTTATCCAAAAGGAGAGCGTGTGGTTTTAGATATTAAAGATTGGCTTTATGAAGGTTTTATTCTTCGTGAAAAAGATTTTAGAGAAGTCGTAGCATCACACGATTGGAGTCAATATCAAGATACGTTCGTAGCACTAACCTGTTCTACAGACGCTATTATTCCCGGTTGGGCATATATGCTCCTTACTACTAGGCTTCAGCCTTTTGTTAAAAAGGTGGTAGTAGGTAGTTTAGAAGATTTAGAAACATCCCTCTATCAAACTATTATAGAAAATATAGATGTTTCTTCTTTTAAAGATCGTCCTGTGATTATTAAAGGATGTAGTAAAAAACCAGTTCCAGCGAATGCATATTTGCAGGCAACAGCTAAAATACAGACTGTTGCGAAGAGTATAATGTACGGTGAGGCATGTTCTTCAGTGCCACTATTTAAAAGAAAATAGGTGTTTGCAACCTAATTTACCAATTCTATTAGTAAATTTGCGCTTCAAAATTTTAAACACTAAACATTAAATTTATGAAAAAATTAGTATTCACAATGATTGCAAGTTTTGCAATCACAGCAGGTTTTTCGCAAACTGTCGAAGAACTTAAAGCAGAGCAAGGTCCAAAAAAGGATTCTATTGCGGCTCTTCAAGGAAGAGTAGATGCCATTCAAGCTCAAATTGATGGTATGCCAGGTTGGAAAATTGGCGCATTTGGTACTATCGGTGGTAGTATCTCTAGCTTTAGCAACTGGTACGCACAAGGTACTCCAGATAATAGTTCTGGAAGCATTGGCTTTACCGTTAATGCTTTTGCAAACCTTAAAGAAGAAAAATTCTTCTGGAGAAATTCTGCAAACGTAAATTTTGCATGGGTAAAATTAGATGACAAGAATGATCCAACAGATGATGATAGTTTTC encodes:
- a CDS encoding SufE family protein, coding for MSIKEIQNDIVDEFSMFDDWMQRYEYMIDLGKSLPLIEAQYKTDDNIIKGCQSKVWVHADLEDNKLVFTADSDAIITKGIIAILIRAFSNQKPKDIIDADTAFIDEIGLKEHLSPTRANGLVSMIKQIKLYAIAYQTQVG
- a CDS encoding SUF system Fe-S cluster assembly protein, which codes for MSEEATIDTAELGEKIVIVLKTIYDPEIPVDIYELGLIYDVFVNEDNEVKILMTLTSPNCPVAESLPAEVEEKVKSLDAVKDAEVEITFDPPWTQELMSEEAKLELGML
- a CDS encoding DUF2480 family protein, coding for MDEIINKVSESKLVTFDLEDFYPKGERVVLDIKDWLYEGFILREKDFREVVASHDWSQYQDTFVALTCSTDAIIPGWAYMLLTTRLQPFVKKVVVGSLEDLETSLYQTIIENIDVSSFKDRPVIIKGCSKKPVPANAYLQATAKIQTVAKSIMYGEACSSVPLFKRK